The sequence below is a genomic window from Vibrio mangrovi.
TTAAACAGGTTCCACGGCGTCAGCAGCACCGAACCGAACGCTGCGATAAATCCGCCGGCTTTAAAACTGATCTTCTGCGGAGAAACGTTCGAGAAATCAAATGCCGGAGCAACAAAGTTTGCGACAATATTGATTCCGACGGTGGCAAAGATAAATGTCAGTGCACCCAGAACCGTAATCATTCCGGAATCGAGTCGTTTCACGGTTTCAACCGGGTCGGTAATCATTTCACCAAATACCGGAATCGATGCGGAAACAATCACCACACTAAACAGAGAAAACAGGACAAAGTTCAGCGGAAGTCCCAGAATGTTACCGAGTTTCAGCTTCTGGTAACTACCACAATAACGGGAAAAGTCACTGAAGTTGAGTGTCGGTCCGGCGAAGTATCCGGCAACCAGAGCAATGGCAATCACCATCTGACTGATCGCATCCCATCCTCCCAGATTATGGCTACTCAGGTTAAAGCTGATGTTGTCCCATCCGGCCAGATCGATCATGTAGATACACAAAGCAAACATCGCGACATATATCGCCGGACCAGACCAGTCAATCACTTTGCGGATCATATCCATTCCGAACATAAAGACGATACCCTGCATCACCCACATTGCACTGAAGCCAATCCAGCCCAGATAAGATAATCCGAGGAAACTGTCTTGTGCCAGACTGCTCAGCTGCGGGAAAAAGTACAGCAGCAGAATAATGAATGAGCTGGACGCCAGATATGTCTGAATCCCATACCAGACGACCGCAATTAATCCTCGGATCACCGCAGGAATATTGGCACCGAAGACGCCAAATGACATCCGGGCAATCACCGGAAACGGCGCTCCTGCCTGCTGGCCCGGTTTTCCCATCAAATTGGCAAATACCATGACAATTGAAATCCCAGCCAGTAAGCTGATGAAGACCTGAATACCATTCAGTCCTAATGCAAACAGGCTTGCGGCAAAAACATAGCCACCAACACTATGTACATCAGACATCCAGAAAGCAAAAATGCTGTACCATCCCCATTTCTGTTCTGTATCCGGGGCGAGATCTGCATTACTCAACCGTGGGCTGACCGGTAGTTCCTTTTTCATCATCGACTCTCCATCGCCAAATTGTATACAATGATAAATACAATTTGTGTGCCAACCTGAAATATCGTGGAAAACCAGTATCATCACGGCTTTCACGTATAATTCGTGACTCGGATTGCACTTATTTTATGCATTTTTGCAACTTTATGGTGCATAAACGACCGAACCGATATGATTGGTTTCACCTAATATAAAATAAGCACTCTGGTCAGACAGAGCATCATGATCGACTGATACTATCCATGGTATATATATTGCTTGTATACACCTTACTGCAATAAACTGTATACAAAATGAGTCGATATAAAGAGTCTAAGAAACAAAAACGAGAAAGAAGCGATGTCGAATGATGAAAAAATCTATCAAAAAATGCTCAAAGCCATTGTCGAGCATCAGTTAGCTCCGGGAGTACGTCTGCCGGAGGATCGGCTCTCTGAAGCCTTCGGCGTCAGCCGGACAGGCATTCGTAAAGTCCTGCAACGTCTGGCTCTGGAACGTTTTGTTGTGATTGAGCCCAACAAAGGTGCCCATGTTAACCGCCCCACACTTCAGGAAGCCGAAGAAGTGTTAAGCAGCCGGATTCTGCTGGAACCCTTGCTCATTCCCGAACTGCTGAAAAACTGGGATGCCAGACAATCGGAACGCTTCACCCAGATGGTCAACGAAGAGAAAGAAGCTGAGCAGCATGGTCATCTGTCCGATTCGATTCAGCTCACCGCCCGCTTTCATTATGAA
It includes:
- a CDS encoding GntR family transcriptional regulator, which encodes MSNDEKIYQKMLKAIVEHQLAPGVRLPEDRLSEAFGVSRTGIRKVLQRLALERFVVIEPNKGAHVNRPTLQEAEEVLSSRILLEPLLIPELLKNWDARQSERFTQMVNEEKEAEQHGHLSDSIQLTARFHYELAKLAGNSVLADFIEQLCYRSSLVIAAFGSRNSVSCDCGDHTELISLLNQQDADAAQQWMTRHLNHIRASLKLEQEQKTTIDFQQIFAGTEK
- a CDS encoding NCS1 family nucleobase:cation symporter-1, with the translated sequence MMKKELPVSPRLSNADLAPDTEQKWGWYSIFAFWMSDVHSVGGYVFAASLFALGLNGIQVFISLLAGISIVMVFANLMGKPGQQAGAPFPVIARMSFGVFGANIPAVIRGLIAVVWYGIQTYLASSSFIILLLYFFPQLSSLAQDSFLGLSYLGWIGFSAMWVMQGIVFMFGMDMIRKVIDWSGPAIYVAMFALCIYMIDLAGWDNISFNLSSHNLGGWDAISQMVIAIALVAGYFAGPTLNFSDFSRYCGSYQKLKLGNILGLPLNFVLFSLFSVVIVSASIPVFGEMITDPVETVKRLDSGMITVLGALTFIFATVGINIVANFVAPAFDFSNVSPQKISFKAGGFIAAFGSVLLTPWNLFNNPEVIHYTVDILAAMIGPLYGIILVDYFLIKKSQIDIPSLYTESPQGQYWYENGVNRKSIYALVIAGFAAVCATFWVTELANYALFIGGGVAASVYRFLMESERSRMVSLQLARQKS